A region of the Massilia sp. erpn genome:
CCAATCGGGAAAGCCCATCTCGAATTCTTCGCGCAGGAACTGGCTCATCGAGGCGCGCGCGGCGCCGTTGCCGAACAGGGATTGGAACAGGGGGCGGAACTGCGCCAGCTGCAGGAATTCGCGCCGCACCGGCTGCCAGTGCATGGGGCGGGCGCACAGCTTGCAGCGGAACTCCTGCATTTTTGCCGCGTCGGGCGTATGGGCGCAGCCCTCGCACTGGCTGGCGTCCGAATCCACGCCGCAGTGGTTGCACAGGCCGCGGCCAAAGGCTTCATAGCCCCATTTGTCGCAATGGGCACAGTAGGGTTCCTGGCTGTCGCGGCTGGCGATGGCGCCGGCTTGCGCGGCGGCGTCATAGGTTTCCTGCACGGCGGCGCGGAAGTAGGGGTTGTCCTGGGCCAGCAGCCAGTGGTCGATGCCGATGCCGATTTTTTTTAGCGTGGCCTGGATCTTGGTACTGTTCTCATGCGCTATTTCCTGGTGGTCGCGCCCCAGCTCGATACCCTTGCGCAGCATATACGATTGATAGTCGTCCGAGTAGGAAACCAGGGTGCAATCGTGGCCGCGCTGGCGCTGCACGCGGGCATACACGTCGGCCGCCAGGAAGGGGCCGGCGATATGGCCGATATGCAGGTCGCCGTTGGGCGTGGGCGGCGTGATGGTGACGAGCAGGCGGGCCATTATGCGGCCTCCTTTTCCAGCGCGTTCTCTTTGAGGAAGCGGCCGGCGCTATGTTCGTCCCACCACACCACGTAGAAGTGGAAATCCTCGTCCGTGTCGTTCAGCACGTAGTGATCGGTGTGCTTGGGAATGGCGGCGACGTCGCCCATGGTAAAGGGATAGACGGCAGCGCCGATCACCAGCTTGGCATTGCCCTTGATGCCGATGAAAACCTCCTGGTCGATCTGGGTATGCGCTTCCGATTGGGTATGCGGCCGTACCACGCACCAGGCGCCGCCTATGGGCATGGAATAACCGGGCCAGGGCAGCAGGCGGGAGCCATCCAGATCGTACTCGTGGACCAGCTTGGACCAGTCCATCGGACGAAAGTGTTGAAAATCAGATGCCATATTGTCCTCTTCATAGGTAGGCGGCGCCCGTGCCGGGCACCGCGAAATGGAGTGCCGGGAAACGTTGTCGGCCAAGCTATATTCCGGGATGGCCGCGCAGGCCGGCAATGGAGGAATTCGAAGGGGGGACTTAAGTTTGACTAAACTGCTACACCAATTCTCACACCGGCAAAAACTTGCAAACGTGAAGGCATGGCGGTGTGACGGGCGGTTCAGGAAGGCAGGAATTCGCCCTGGTCGGCGCGCGCTTCGGCTATCAGCCATTGGCGGAAACGCTGGTTGCTGGACTGCAGCAGGGCGCTGTCGTCATACACGAGGTAGTAGGCGAGCGGCGTCTCGATGGCCTGCCGCAGCGGCATCACCAGGCGGCCGCTGGCCAGCTCCTGGCGCACCAGC
Encoded here:
- a CDS encoding cupin domain-containing protein, encoding MASDFQHFRPMDWSKLVHEYDLDGSRLLPWPGYSMPIGGAWCVVRPHTQSEAHTQIDQEVFIGIKGNAKLVIGAAVYPFTMGDVAAIPKHTDHYVLNDTDEDFHFYVVWWDEHSAGRFLKENALEKEAA